CGACACCGCCTGGTGCATGCAGATCGGGCCGCATCCCGGCAATCCCATCGAATGGGTCAAACGTTATGCGGGGCATATCTACGGCATTCACTACAAGGATTTTATCTTCGAGCGGAACGCACAATGGAGGGATGTCGTCGTGGGCCAGGGCAATTTGAACCTTCCCGGATTCGTCCATGCGCTGAATGAGCATGGCTTTGACGGGATGTCGGTCATCGAATACGAAGCCGATGTCGAGAATCCCTCCCCCGCGCTTGCGCAATGCGTAAAGGCGATGAGGAGCTGAGCATTTACGGCAGAAACAATCTCTGATTCGGCGCTTTATTCATAGTGATACCGGGCTTGGGCGATTTTAATCATTTCGCCTTCGACTTTATAAACAAGCCGATGCTCATCGGTGATGCGGCGCGACCAATAACCGGAAAAGGCATGTTTCAAGGGTTCCGGCTT
This portion of the Candidatus Methylacidiphilales bacterium genome encodes:
- a CDS encoding Txe/YoeB family addiction module toxin encodes the protein MSVLFSSRGWEDYLYWQQTDKKVLKRINELVKDISRSPYEGIGKPEPLKHAFSGYWSRRITDEHRLVYKVEGEMIKIAQARYHYE